In the genome of Pseudomonas sp. HS6, one region contains:
- the ycaC gene encoding isochorismate family cysteine hydrolase YcaC yields the protein MSNVPYKRLNKDDAVVLLVDHQTGLISLVQDFSPNEFKNNVLALGDIAKFFKLPTILTTSFDAGPNGPIVPELREQFPDAPFIQRPGQINAWDNEDFVKAIKATGRKQLIIAGVVTDVCVAFPTLSALAEGFEVFVVTDSSGTFNETVQQAAWARMSAAGAQLLNWFSVACELQGDWRNDMEGLANLLSNRLPNYRNLINSYTKFTAK from the coding sequence ATGAGCAACGTTCCTTACAAGCGCCTGAACAAAGACGACGCCGTGGTCCTACTGGTCGACCACCAGACCGGACTGATCTCGCTGGTGCAGGATTTCTCGCCGAACGAGTTCAAGAACAACGTGCTGGCACTGGGCGACATCGCCAAGTTCTTCAAACTGCCGACCATCCTCACCACCAGTTTCGACGCCGGCCCCAACGGCCCGATCGTGCCTGAACTGCGCGAACAGTTCCCGGACGCGCCGTTCATTCAGCGTCCAGGCCAGATCAACGCCTGGGACAACGAAGACTTCGTCAAAGCCATCAAGGCCACCGGCCGCAAGCAACTGATCATCGCCGGTGTGGTGACTGACGTCTGCGTGGCGTTCCCGACTTTGTCGGCACTGGCTGAAGGCTTTGAAGTGTTTGTGGTGACCGACTCGTCCGGCACCTTCAACGAAACCGTGCAGCAAGCGGCGTGGGCGCGCATGTCGGCGGCCGGTGCTCAACTGTTGAACTGGTTCTCGGTGGCTTGCGAGCTGCAGGGCGACTGGCGCAACGACATGGAAGGTTTGGCGAATCTGCTGTCGAATCGTCTGCCGAACTATCGCAATTTGATTAATAGCTATACCAAGTTCACTGCCAAGTAA
- a CDS encoding mechanosensitive ion channel family protein has product MSLFSAHLLSWSALLLMLDALLWHLAPFKHRAQRVGVRLVLFLAFSALIINAGVSPLQAPLFADDQVAQLGATALGIFWWLYAARAVTEVIGLILMRRIGHSGRLLQDVIGALVFLVAIVAAAGYVLELPVKGLLATSGVFAIVVGLALQSTLSDVFSGIVLNTTKPYQVDDFVVIDGVEGKVLDIDWRATHLLTSAGTLAVVPNSVAAKAKIVNLSRPNNLHGVSISIKVPNHIRPRRVLDALDRTLQGSSSLLLTPAPKAVLKEAGEEMSEYVASGFIAELGKKAEVRNQLFDLAHRHLEAAGISRHPDGVIEPSTRARALLDEVKIFRSLSHEERDRLAESMVAQQYSAGQVVLNLEEVPDSLFVIATGVVSASVPDGNGFTEAGRMGPSEVMGEQSIFADTPSQAAFTALTSSIIYRLDKNLTRACMEQRGEVGRALNKLQAVRQQNSRLALMAKPVPVRKGGFLGWLQKR; this is encoded by the coding sequence ATGAGCCTTTTTTCTGCCCACCTGCTGTCCTGGAGCGCCCTGCTGCTGATGCTCGACGCCCTGCTCTGGCACCTCGCGCCGTTCAAGCATCGCGCGCAACGGGTCGGTGTGCGGCTGGTGCTGTTTCTGGCCTTCAGCGCGCTGATCATCAATGCCGGCGTCAGCCCGTTGCAGGCGCCGCTGTTTGCCGATGATCAGGTGGCGCAACTGGGCGCGACGGCCCTGGGAATTTTCTGGTGGCTGTACGCCGCGCGGGCAGTAACCGAAGTGATCGGCCTGATTCTGATGCGCCGCATCGGCCACAGCGGTCGCTTGTTGCAGGACGTGATCGGTGCGCTGGTGTTTCTGGTGGCCATCGTCGCGGCCGCCGGTTACGTGCTGGAGCTGCCGGTGAAAGGCCTGCTCGCGACCTCCGGAGTGTTTGCCATCGTGGTCGGTCTGGCGCTGCAAAGCACCTTGAGCGACGTGTTCTCGGGCATCGTGCTCAACACCACCAAGCCGTATCAGGTGGACGATTTCGTGGTGATCGACGGCGTCGAAGGCAAAGTGCTCGACATCGACTGGCGCGCCACGCACCTGCTGACCAGCGCCGGCACCCTGGCCGTGGTGCCGAACTCGGTGGCGGCCAAGGCCAAGATCGTCAACCTCAGCCGCCCGAACAACCTGCACGGCGTGTCGATCAGCATCAAGGTGCCAAACCACATTCGCCCACGCCGGGTCCTCGACGCCCTCGACCGCACCCTGCAAGGCAGCAGCAGTCTGCTGCTGACGCCCGCGCCTAAAGCGGTACTCAAAGAGGCCGGCGAAGAAATGTCCGAATACGTGGCCAGCGGTTTTATCGCCGAGCTGGGCAAAAAGGCTGAAGTGCGCAATCAACTGTTCGACCTCGCCCATCGTCATCTCGAAGCGGCCGGTATTTCGCGGCATCCGGACGGCGTGATTGAACCGTCGACCCGCGCCCGTGCGTTGCTCGATGAAGTGAAAATCTTCCGCTCGCTGAGCCATGAGGAACGTGATCGCCTCGCCGAATCGATGGTCGCGCAGCAGTACAGCGCCGGGCAGGTCGTGCTCAACCTGGAGGAAGTGCCGGACAGCCTGTTCGTGATCGCCACCGGCGTGGTCAGCGCCAGCGTGCCGGACGGCAATGGTTTCACCGAGGCTGGCCGTATGGGGCCGAGTGAAGTCATGGGCGAGCAAAGCATTTTTGCGGATACACCTTCGCAGGCGGCGTTCACGGCGCTGACGTCTTCGATCATTTATCGACTCGACAAGAACCTCACCCGTGCGTGTATGGAACAGCGCGGCGAAGTGGGTCGGGCGTTGAATAAATTGCAGGCGGTACGGCAGCAGAATAGTCGGTTGGCGTTGATGGCCAAGCCTGTGCCGGTTCGCAAGGGTGGGTTTTTGGGGTGGTTGCAGAAGCGGTGA
- a CDS encoding alpha/beta hydrolase: MNIKKTLAASLLALSIGNAFAAEGTGVEHTTQSFLDALAAGGGKPLEQLSPKDAREVLTGAQASVKVDLSGVEVSDKAIKVDGQTINLKVVRPAKVKGELPVFMFFHGGGWVLGDFPTHQRLIRDLVVGSGAVAVYVDYTPSPEAQYPTAINQAYAATKWVAEHGKDIGVDGKRLAVAGNSVGGNMAAVVALMAKEQKTPALRFQLLMWPVTNAGFDNGSYQQFAEGHFLTKGMMQWFWDNYTTNPAERAQIHASPLNASSEQLKGLPAALVQTAEFDVLRDEGESYARHLDAAGVPVTSVRYNGMIHDFGLLNPLNGIPEVKAAVRQAAAELKTHLN, from the coding sequence ATGAACATCAAGAAAACCCTCGCCGCTTCCCTCCTCGCCCTGTCCATCGGCAACGCGTTCGCCGCCGAAGGCACTGGCGTCGAACACACTACCCAGTCCTTCCTCGACGCTCTCGCCGCTGGCGGTGGCAAACCACTTGAGCAACTGAGCCCGAAAGACGCCCGTGAGGTGCTGACCGGCGCCCAGGCTTCGGTGAAGGTTGACCTGTCGGGCGTTGAAGTCAGCGACAAAGCGATCAAGGTCGATGGCCAGACGATCAACCTGAAAGTGGTGCGCCCGGCCAAGGTCAAGGGTGAACTGCCGGTGTTCATGTTCTTCCATGGTGGCGGCTGGGTGCTGGGCGACTTCCCGACGCACCAACGCTTGATTCGTGATCTGGTGGTGGGTTCTGGCGCGGTTGCGGTGTACGTCGATTACACGCCGTCGCCGGAAGCGCAGTACCCGACCGCGATCAATCAAGCCTACGCCGCAACGAAATGGGTGGCCGAGCACGGCAAGGACATCGGTGTCGACGGCAAGCGTCTGGCGGTGGCCGGCAACAGCGTCGGCGGCAACATGGCGGCGGTCGTGGCGCTGATGGCAAAGGAACAGAAAACCCCGGCCCTGCGCTTCCAGTTGCTGATGTGGCCGGTGACCAACGCCGGGTTCGATAACGGCTCGTATCAGCAATTCGCCGAGGGCCACTTCCTGACCAAGGGGATGATGCAGTGGTTCTGGGACAACTACACCACCAACCCGGCCGAGCGTGCGCAGATCCATGCCTCGCCGCTCAACGCCAGCAGCGAACAGCTCAAGGGCCTGCCCGCTGCGCTGGTGCAGACCGCCGAGTTCGACGTGCTGCGTGACGAAGGCGAAAGCTACGCCCGCCACCTCGACGCGGCCGGTGTGCCGGTGACCTCGGTACGCTACAACGGGATGATTCATGACTTCGGTCTGCTCAATCCGCTGAACGGGATACCTGAAGTGAAAGCCGCCGTGCGCCAGGCCGCGGCGGAACTCAAGACCCATCTGAACTGA
- a CDS encoding LysR family transcriptional regulator: MNPFEDMRIFCQVMESGSFTAAADQLDLSKQFVSRRLMQLEERLGVRLLNRSTRRLDVTPLGQSYYESALRLLSEVEQVEQGIAGQTAEPRGTIRVSAPLSFAVAHLGCLLPLFLQRYREVTVEVDLSDRPVDLLGEGYDLALRIGVLEDSTLIARRIAAIERVYCASPAYLAERGTPLKPEDLLSHDCLPYGHGRSVQWRFNAGQGKPLLVNVTGRMRVNNGELLRDAAVAGMGITYLPTFIVGAALKDGRLVPVLDDLRPEPLILSAVYPQHRQASRPVQALIEFLRERLDQKHVAL, from the coding sequence ATGAACCCGTTCGAAGACATGCGTATTTTTTGCCAGGTGATGGAGTCCGGCAGCTTTACCGCCGCCGCCGACCAGTTGGACCTGTCCAAGCAGTTCGTCAGCCGACGACTGATGCAACTGGAGGAACGCCTCGGCGTGCGTTTGCTCAACCGATCGACCCGGCGCCTGGACGTGACACCGCTGGGCCAGAGCTATTACGAATCGGCACTGCGGCTGTTAAGCGAAGTCGAACAGGTGGAGCAGGGCATCGCCGGACAGACCGCCGAGCCGCGCGGGACGATTCGTGTCAGCGCGCCGTTGTCGTTTGCGGTGGCGCACCTGGGCTGTCTGCTGCCGCTGTTCTTGCAGCGTTATCGCGAGGTGACGGTGGAGGTCGATTTGAGTGACCGTCCGGTGGACTTGCTCGGCGAGGGTTACGACCTGGCGCTGCGCATCGGCGTGCTGGAAGACTCGACCCTGATCGCCCGACGCATCGCCGCCATCGAGCGGGTGTACTGCGCCAGTCCCGCGTATCTGGCCGAGCGCGGCACGCCGCTCAAGCCGGAAGACCTGCTTAGTCATGACTGCCTGCCTTACGGACACGGGCGCTCGGTGCAGTGGCGGTTCAATGCGGGGCAGGGCAAGCCGCTGCTGGTGAATGTCACCGGGCGGATGCGGGTCAACAACGGTGAGTTGCTCAGGGATGCGGCGGTGGCGGGGATGGGGATTACCTATCTGCCAACGTTCATTGTCGGGGCCGCGCTGAAGGATGGACGGCTGGTGCCGGTGCTGGACGATCTGCGTCCGGAGCCGTTGATTCTGTCGGCGGTGTATCCGCAGCATCGTCAGGCATCGCGGCCGGTGCAGGCGTTGATCGAATTTTTGCGTGAGCGGCTGGATCAGAAGCATGTCGCTCTCTAG
- a CDS encoding type II secretion system F family protein — protein MRFHLKAVGKAGVVSLNIEAPGHSEARRIAEDQGLRVVSLHAERHWRSLRLSKRETFNLVLFSQELTTLLNAGLPLIDALESLAEKETAPAARKTLSELVRLLYEGKSFSQALGQLSAAFPPLYVALVQSSEKTGAVGDALGRYVSYRQRMDEVRQKIVSASIYPLLLLVVGGGVVLFLMGYVVPRFSLVFEGLGSNLPWLSQILMSSGMFLHAHQGEFFGILAAIITALAVLQKQPAFRRGLDRLVEKLPAVHQRIFMYELARFYRSLGILLQGGIPLVTAMGMVRGLLTVASRARLDQACERVREGQSLSTALELNRLVTPVSLRLLRAGEQSGNLGQMMERSADFYDEEISRWIEWFVRLFEPLLMTFIGLLIGVIVILMYIPIFELASSIH, from the coding sequence ATGCGTTTTCATCTGAAGGCAGTGGGCAAGGCCGGCGTGGTGTCGCTGAACATCGAGGCGCCCGGTCACAGCGAAGCGCGGCGCATTGCCGAGGATCAGGGCTTGCGCGTGGTCAGCCTGCACGCCGAACGGCACTGGCGTTCGTTGCGCCTGAGCAAACGAGAGACCTTCAACCTGGTGCTGTTCAGCCAGGAACTGACCACGTTGCTCAATGCCGGCCTGCCGTTGATCGATGCACTGGAAAGCCTGGCGGAAAAAGAGACCGCGCCCGCTGCCCGCAAAACCTTGAGCGAGCTGGTGCGGCTGCTGTACGAGGGCAAATCGTTCTCTCAGGCACTGGGCCAGTTGTCGGCGGCTTTCCCGCCCTTGTACGTGGCGCTGGTACAGTCCAGCGAGAAGACCGGCGCGGTCGGCGATGCGCTGGGACGTTATGTCAGCTATCGCCAGCGTATGGACGAGGTGCGGCAGAAGATCGTCAGCGCCTCGATCTATCCCTTGCTGTTGCTGGTGGTCGGCGGTGGCGTGGTGCTGTTTCTGATGGGGTACGTAGTGCCGCGCTTCAGTCTGGTGTTCGAAGGGCTGGGCTCGAACCTGCCATGGCTGTCGCAGATTCTGATGAGCAGCGGCATGTTCCTGCACGCGCATCAGGGTGAGTTTTTCGGAATTCTGGCGGCGATCATCACCGCCCTCGCCGTGTTGCAGAAACAACCGGCGTTTCGCCGTGGGCTGGATCGTCTGGTGGAGAAACTGCCCGCCGTGCACCAGCGAATCTTCATGTATGAGCTGGCGCGGTTTTATCGGTCACTGGGGATTCTGCTCCAGGGCGGGATTCCACTGGTGACCGCCATGGGCATGGTCCGCGGCCTGCTCACCGTCGCCTCGCGGGCGCGGCTGGACCAGGCCTGCGAGCGGGTCCGCGAGGGGCAATCGTTGTCCACCGCGCTGGAACTCAATCGGCTGGTGACGCCCGTGTCCCTGCGCCTGCTGCGCGCCGGCGAGCAGTCCGGCAACCTCGGGCAAATGATGGAACGCAGCGCCGATTTCTACGACGAGGAAATCAGTCGCTGGATCGAGTGGTTCGTGCGGCTGTTCGAACCACTGCTCATGACCTTCATCGGCCTGCTGATCGGGGTGATCGTGATCCTGATGTACATCCCGATCTTCGAACTCGCTTCAAGCATTCACTGA
- the gspG gene encoding type II secretion system major pseudopilin GspG: protein MKLHVRPRAQQGFTLLELLVVLVVLGLLAGIVAPKYFAQLGRSEVKVAKAQIEGLGKALDLYRLEVGHYPSTEQGLQALVTAPSDEAKWTGPYLQKKLPQDPWGRNYTYRYPGENAEYDLLSMGKDGQPGGEGENAEVTNWQ, encoded by the coding sequence ATGAAGCTGCATGTTCGTCCGCGCGCCCAACAGGGTTTCACCCTGCTCGAATTGCTCGTGGTGCTGGTGGTGCTCGGCCTGTTGGCCGGGATCGTCGCGCCCAAATATTTCGCCCAGCTGGGGCGCTCTGAAGTGAAAGTCGCCAAGGCGCAGATCGAAGGCCTGGGCAAGGCGCTGGATCTCTATCGACTGGAAGTCGGCCACTACCCGTCCACCGAACAAGGCTTGCAGGCACTGGTGACAGCGCCGAGCGACGAAGCGAAATGGACCGGCCCGTACTTGCAGAAAAAACTCCCGCAGGACCCCTGGGGCCGTAACTACACCTACCGCTACCCCGGCGAAAACGCCGAGTACGACCTGCTGTCGATGGGCAAGGACGGCCAGCCCGGCGGCGAAGGCGAGAACGCCGAAGTCACCAACTGGCAATGA
- a CDS encoding lytic transglycosylase domain-containing protein: MLNPICAGLLGCMLLTGIAEADVFVSVDAKGSYVLSNVHRPGRTYERVIHEAQMPVVSLDRQPQLIANQPYAELVSAAATANHLPEALLHAVINAESNYNPGATSPKGAGGLMQLMPDTARELGVTDVYDPQANIQGGARYLKRLMTLFDNDIALAVAAYNAGPDAVLSRGRVIPPFAETQRYVPSVLRQYRRLQGLAADAPL; this comes from the coding sequence ATGCTCAATCCAATCTGCGCAGGACTGCTTGGCTGCATGCTGTTGACCGGCATCGCCGAGGCCGATGTGTTTGTCTCCGTGGACGCCAAGGGCAGCTACGTGCTGTCCAACGTCCATCGCCCCGGACGCACCTACGAACGGGTGATTCACGAGGCGCAAATGCCCGTGGTCAGCCTTGACCGGCAACCGCAACTGATCGCCAACCAGCCCTACGCGGAACTGGTGTCGGCGGCGGCCACGGCCAATCACTTGCCCGAAGCACTGCTGCACGCGGTGATCAACGCCGAGTCGAACTACAACCCCGGCGCCACCTCGCCCAAAGGCGCCGGCGGGCTGATGCAACTGATGCCCGACACCGCCCGGGAACTGGGGGTGACCGACGTCTATGACCCCCAGGCCAACATCCAGGGTGGGGCCCGGTATCTCAAGCGCCTGATGACCCTGTTCGACAACGATATCGCGCTCGCCGTGGCGGCCTACAACGCCGGCCCCGACGCGGTGTTGAGCCGTGGCCGGGTGATCCCGCCGTTTGCCGAAACCCAGCGTTATGTGCCTAGCGTCCTGCGCCAGTACCGGCGTTTGCAGGGGTTGGCAGCGGACGCGCCGTTGTAA